In Pseudomonas fluorescens NCIMB 11764, a single window of DNA contains:
- a CDS encoding phosphatidate cytidylyltransferase, producing MSLEAKFLWFFFAIACLLAVASLIGRLLARRAKTESSISTIENLNQRVNAWWGMVIIFFVSYQLGGNATVILFGFISLFALREFITLTPTTRGDHNALFSAFFILIPLQYVLIGTHWYSMFTLLIPVYAFLLLPAIAVLSQDTEGFLERTAKIQWGVMICIYCISHAPALLLLDLEGFQGQNALLLFYLVFVVQLSDVLQYVFGKLFGKHKVAPLVSPSKTVEGLVGGGLSATLIGGCMFWMTPFSFWQSLMMSFVIVVMGFLGGLVMSAIKRSLSAKDWGTMIKGHGGMLDRMDSICFAAPIFFHLTRYFFSAQ from the coding sequence ATGAGTCTTGAAGCAAAGTTCTTGTGGTTCTTTTTTGCGATCGCCTGCCTGCTGGCCGTGGCTTCGCTCATTGGCCGACTGCTGGCCCGACGGGCCAAAACGGAAAGCTCGATCTCGACCATCGAAAACCTCAACCAGCGCGTGAATGCCTGGTGGGGGATGGTGATCATCTTCTTCGTTTCCTACCAGTTGGGCGGTAACGCAACGGTCATCCTGTTTGGCTTCATTTCGCTGTTTGCGCTGCGGGAATTCATTACCCTGACACCCACCACCCGGGGCGATCACAACGCACTGTTCTCGGCATTTTTCATCCTGATTCCGCTGCAATACGTGCTGATCGGCACCCATTGGTATTCGATGTTCACGCTGCTGATTCCGGTGTACGCCTTCCTGCTGCTGCCGGCGATTGCGGTGCTGAGCCAGGACACCGAAGGCTTTCTGGAAAGAACCGCGAAGATCCAGTGGGGCGTGATGATTTGCATCTATTGCATCAGCCACGCGCCTGCGCTGTTGTTGCTCGACCTGGAAGGTTTCCAGGGCCAGAACGCGTTGCTGCTGTTCTATCTGGTGTTCGTCGTTCAGTTGAGTGACGTGTTGCAATACGTCTTCGGGAAGCTCTTCGGCAAGCACAAGGTTGCGCCGCTGGTGAGTCCGTCGAAAACCGTGGAAGGCCTGGTAGGTGGCGGTTTGTCTGCCACGCTGATTGGCGGCTGCATGTTCTGGATGACGCCGTTCAGTTTCTGGCAGTCGCTGATGATGTCATTCGTCATCGTGGTGATGGGTTTCCTCGGCGGGCTGGTGATGTCGGCGATCAAGCGCAGCCTCAGCGCCAAGGATTGGGGCACCATGATCAAGGGCCACGGCGGCATGCTCGACCGGATGGACTCGATCTGCTTCGCGGCGCCGATCTTCTTTCACCTGACGCGGTATTTCTTTTCGGCCCAGTAA
- a CDS encoding lysophospholipid acyltransferase family protein produces MWISNALISVLRFLIGVTARWESPPDLSRQRIYFANHTSHMDTLAIIAALPPEARVNVKPVAAADYWGKNRFLSYISQKGLNAVLIERNPAPGVNVLEPIFDVVRAGHSIIIFPEGTRSSQALPGEFKSGLYRLSEAFPDVDLVPIYLENLHRSMPKGKHVPLPIICTIRIGNPLERVAGEEKQVFLERARDAIVRLSK; encoded by the coding sequence ATGTGGATCAGTAATGCGTTGATTTCGGTGCTTCGTTTTCTCATCGGCGTCACGGCGAGGTGGGAAAGCCCGCCGGATCTTTCACGCCAGCGCATCTATTTCGCCAATCACACCAGCCACATGGACACCCTCGCCATCATCGCCGCCCTGCCCCCCGAAGCCCGGGTGAATGTGAAGCCGGTGGCCGCCGCCGATTACTGGGGAAAGAACCGGTTTCTGTCGTACATCTCGCAGAAAGGCTTGAATGCGGTCCTGATCGAACGTAACCCGGCGCCCGGTGTGAACGTGCTGGAGCCGATTTTCGATGTGGTGCGCGCCGGCCATTCGATCATCATCTTCCCGGAAGGCACCCGGTCCAGCCAGGCATTGCCCGGTGAGTTCAAATCGGGTCTGTATCGATTGAGCGAGGCCTTCCCCGATGTCGACCTGGTGCCCATCTACCTGGAAAACCTGCATCGCTCCATGCCCAAAGGCAAACACGTGCCGCTGCCGATTATCTGCACGATCCGCATCGGAAATCCGCTGGAGAGGGTTGCCGGCGAGGAAAAACAGGTGTTCCTGGAGCGGGCGCGTGACGCCATTGTGAGGCTGTCGAAATGA
- a CDS encoding CDP-alcohol phosphatidyltransferase family protein, whose translation MDENRRPIKTRSAGWAKRITDTLVKRDLSPNQISVASIAFALVGIVALNIDNGIAGSILCAIGIQLRLLCNLFDGMVAIEGGKKSDIGSLYNEFPDRIADSLLIVGLGYAIGYPDLGWFAALAAALTAYVRVFGGSIGLKQSFIGPMAKQHRMAVMTAGLLLNAVEASVYGSHYVLLIALAIIAIGSVATCVTRTLDISKQLKGAAHVDQ comes from the coding sequence ATGGATGAAAACAGAAGACCCATCAAGACGCGTTCTGCGGGATGGGCCAAACGCATCACCGACACGTTGGTGAAAAGAGACCTCTCCCCCAATCAGATCTCCGTGGCCAGCATCGCCTTCGCGCTCGTTGGCATCGTGGCGCTCAACATCGATAACGGCATTGCCGGCTCAATCCTCTGCGCAATCGGCATTCAGCTGCGCCTGCTGTGCAACCTCTTCGACGGAATGGTCGCGATTGAAGGCGGCAAGAAATCCGACATCGGCAGCCTCTACAACGAATTCCCCGACCGGATTGCCGACAGCCTGCTGATTGTCGGGCTGGGATATGCCATCGGCTATCCGGACCTTGGCTGGTTTGCCGCGCTGGCCGCGGCGCTGACGGCGTATGTCAGGGTGTTTGGCGGTTCGATCGGTCTCAAGCAGAGTTTCATCGGCCCGATGGCCAAGCAACACCGGATGGCGGTGATGACGGCGGGGCTTTTGCTGAACGCTGTCGAAGCGAGCGTTTATGGCAGTCATTACGTGCTGTTGATTGCGCTGGCCATCATCGCCATCGGCTCCGTTGCTACCTGCGTCACGCGCACGCTGGACATTTCCAAGCAGCTCAAAGGTGCCGCCCATGTGGATCAGTAA
- a CDS encoding ATP-binding protein has product MKYSLRWPRTLASRLSLIFLIGLILAQALSFGAQYYERYESSKNTMLGNLETDVSTSIAILDRLPAEERMSWLKQLNRRNYRYLLNEGSPGTAMSDTPIAMTSIKDAIGKDYPMTMTDIPGPVKHFQVHLKLADGSPVTIDVIPTMVPLSPWLPIVLLGQLLLMILCTWLAVRIAIRPLTRLAQAVETLDPNTHAVHLDEKGPTEVAHAAMAFNAMQARIAAYLKERMQLLAAISHDLQTPITRMKLRAELMDDCSEKDKLWNDLGEMEHLVREGVAYARSVHGATEENRRTDLDSFLDSLVFDYQDVGKDVQLSGKSEAVIDIRPHALRRVLVNLTDNALKFAGAAELRVESKPGGSLSLKVMDRGPGIAEEELAHVMEPFYRVENSRNRSTGGTGLGLAIAQQLALAIGGSLTLSNREGGGLCAELKLPTRPVSQ; this is encoded by the coding sequence ATGAAATACTCTCTGCGCTGGCCTCGCACCCTCGCCTCGCGGCTGTCGCTGATCTTTCTGATCGGTCTGATTCTGGCGCAGGCACTGTCGTTCGGCGCGCAGTATTACGAGCGTTACGAAAGCTCGAAAAACACCATGCTCGGCAATCTGGAAACCGACGTTTCGACCTCCATTGCCATCCTCGACCGCTTGCCGGCCGAAGAACGCATGAGTTGGTTGAAACAGCTGAATCGCCGTAACTACCGCTACTTGCTGAATGAAGGCTCACCGGGTACGGCCATGAGCGACACGCCGATTGCAATGACGTCGATCAAGGACGCCATCGGCAAGGACTACCCAATGACCATGACCGACATTCCCGGCCCGGTAAAACACTTCCAGGTCCATCTGAAACTGGCCGATGGCAGCCCGGTGACCATCGACGTGATCCCGACGATGGTGCCGCTGTCGCCCTGGTTGCCCATCGTTCTGCTGGGCCAACTGTTGCTGATGATCCTCTGCACCTGGCTGGCCGTGCGAATCGCCATCCGCCCCCTCACCCGCCTCGCGCAGGCGGTAGAAACGCTGGACCCCAACACCCACGCCGTGCACCTGGATGAAAAAGGCCCGACCGAAGTCGCCCATGCCGCCATGGCCTTCAACGCCATGCAGGCGCGCATCGCGGCCTATCTGAAAGAACGCATGCAACTGCTGGCAGCGATTTCCCACGACCTGCAAACGCCGATCACGCGCATGAAACTGCGCGCCGAACTCATGGACGACTGCAGCGAAAAAGACAAACTGTGGAACGATCTCGGCGAAATGGAGCACCTGGTGCGTGAAGGTGTGGCCTATGCCCGCAGCGTCCATGGCGCCACCGAAGAGAACCGCCGCACCGATCTGGATTCGTTCCTCGACAGCCTGGTGTTCGACTATCAGGACGTGGGCAAAGACGTACAGCTCAGTGGAAAAAGTGAAGCGGTCATTGATATCCGGCCGCATGCATTGCGACGTGTGCTGGTGAACCTCACGGACAACGCGCTCAAATTCGCTGGCGCGGCTGAATTGCGGGTGGAGTCGAAACCCGGCGGCAGTTTGTCGTTGAAGGTGATGGATCGCGGCCCCGGGATTGCCGAAGAAGAACTGGCCCACGTGATGGAGCCGTTCTACCGCGTGGAAAACTCGCGTAACCGCAGCACCGGCGGGACCGGCCTGGGCCTGGCGATTGCCCAGCAACTGGCACTGGCCATCGGCGGCTCCCTGACCTTGAGCAACCGCGAGGGCGGCGGTTTGTGTGCAGAGTTGAAGTTGCCGACTCGACCTGTCAGTCAGTAA
- a CDS encoding response regulator, protein MEHVDHILIVDDDREIRELVGNYLKKNGLRTTVVADGRQMRAFLESTPVDLIVLDIMMPGDDGLMLCREIRAGKHKATPVLMLTARNDETDRIIGLEMGADDYLVKPFAARELLARINAVLRRTRMLPPNLVVTESGRLLAFGRWRLDTSARHLLDDDGTMVALSGAEYRLLRVFLDHPQRVLNRDQLLNLTQGRDADLFDRSIDLLVSRLRQRLLDDAREPAYIKTVRSEGYVFSLPVEVLGAPS, encoded by the coding sequence ATGGAACACGTCGATCACATTCTCATCGTGGACGATGACCGCGAGATTCGAGAGCTGGTAGGCAACTACCTGAAGAAGAACGGCCTGCGCACCACCGTTGTCGCTGACGGCCGACAGATGCGCGCGTTCCTGGAGTCCACGCCGGTGGACCTGATCGTGCTCGACATCATGATGCCGGGCGACGATGGCCTGATGCTGTGCCGCGAGATCCGCGCCGGCAAGCACAAGGCCACCCCGGTATTGATGCTCACCGCCCGCAACGATGAAACCGACCGCATCATCGGCCTCGAAATGGGCGCCGACGACTATCTGGTCAAGCCGTTCGCCGCCCGTGAATTGCTGGCGCGGATCAATGCGGTGTTGCGCCGTACGCGGATGCTGCCGCCGAACCTGGTGGTCACCGAAAGCGGGCGCCTGCTGGCCTTCGGTCGCTGGCGCCTCGACACCTCCGCCCGCCACTTGCTCGATGACGACGGCACCATGGTCGCCCTCAGCGGCGCGGAGTATCGGTTGCTGCGGGTATTCCTCGACCATCCTCAGCGCGTGCTCAATCGTGACCAGTTGCTGAACCTGACCCAGGGCCGCGACGCTGACCTGTTCGACCGCTCCATCGACTTGCTGGTCAGCCGCTTGCGTCAGCGCTTGCTCGACGATGCACGGGAACCGGCCTACATCAAGACCGTGCGCAGTGAGGGCTATGTGTTTTCCCTGCCGGTCGAAGTCCTCGGTGCGCCATCATGA
- a CDS encoding DUF2790 domain-containing protein has protein sequence MNTKAIYAACLFAALNICTLSARAEADVTAKTYSYGTHLDIKKVVSLKQDASNSCGIVDAQLTYLDSQNKTQVLDYRKFADCDSDN, from the coding sequence ATGAATACCAAAGCCATCTACGCCGCTTGCCTGTTTGCCGCCCTGAACATCTGCACCCTGTCGGCCCGTGCCGAAGCAGACGTCACCGCCAAGACCTACTCCTACGGCACGCACCTGGACATCAAGAAAGTGGTGTCGCTGAAACAGGATGCCTCGAATTCCTGCGGGATTGTGGACGCCCAGCTGACTTACCTGGATTCCCAGAACAAGACCCAGGTCCTGGACTACCGCAAATTTGCTGACTGCGACTCGGACAACTGA
- a CDS encoding cytochrome c biogenesis protein DipZ, translated as MFLIAFLGGILTVLSPCILPVVPFLFAGVDRTRSSILLTLGGMVLTFALISSLAVVSSEWVVQANNTGRHVALVVMGLFALSLISARVGGWLARPLVLLGNRLDPETRKMSGPLGSVMIGVATGLLWAPCAGPILGVILTGAMLQGANAQTSLLLVAYGLGSALSLGTLIFAGRGLVNRLKASIPVTGWLRKGAGVAVLAAAVVISTGADKTLLAGTSSEGVSTLEKGVLESVPKVVDYLVSKVKADTTMDNAQGAMPSLSGAVEWINSPALTNDSLKGKVVLVDFWTYDCINCQHTLPYVKDWAKKYEKDGLVVIGVHTPEYGFERIIGNVKDQVKKLGITYPVAIDNNYAIWRNFDNQYWPAHYLIDAKGQVRFTHFGEGRYETQEKMIQQLLEEAKADAKAATAPAA; from the coding sequence ATGTTTCTCATCGCTTTCCTGGGCGGCATATTGACCGTCCTCAGCCCCTGCATCCTCCCGGTCGTACCGTTTCTGTTCGCCGGCGTTGACCGCACTCGCTCGTCGATCCTGCTCACCCTCGGCGGCATGGTCCTGACTTTCGCCCTGATCTCCAGCCTGGCCGTGGTCAGCAGCGAATGGGTGGTACAAGCCAACAACACCGGTCGTCATGTGGCTCTGGTCGTGATGGGTCTGTTCGCCCTGTCGCTGATATCTGCACGGGTCGGTGGCTGGCTGGCTCGCCCGTTGGTCCTGCTGGGCAACCGCCTCGACCCGGAAACCCGGAAAATGTCCGGGCCTTTGGGGTCGGTGATGATCGGTGTCGCGACAGGTCTGCTCTGGGCACCGTGCGCCGGGCCGATCCTCGGGGTGATCCTCACTGGTGCGATGCTGCAAGGCGCCAATGCGCAAACCAGTCTGTTGCTGGTGGCGTACGGCCTGGGCAGCGCGTTGTCCCTGGGCACCCTGATTTTCGCCGGTCGCGGCCTGGTCAATCGCTTGAAAGCATCGATTCCGGTCACCGGTTGGTTGCGTAAGGGGGCCGGGGTTGCGGTACTGGCCGCCGCGGTGGTGATTTCCACCGGCGCCGACAAGACTCTGCTCGCTGGCACCTCGTCCGAAGGCGTCAGTACCCTGGAGAAAGGTGTGTTGGAAAGCGTACCGAAAGTGGTGGATTACCTGGTCAGCAAGGTCAAGGCCGACACGACCATGGATAACGCCCAAGGCGCCATGCCGTCGCTGTCCGGCGCCGTCGAATGGATCAACTCGCCAGCCCTGACCAATGACTCGCTCAAAGGCAAGGTGGTGCTGGTGGACTTCTGGACCTACGACTGCATCAACTGCCAGCACACCCTGCCTTACGTGAAAGACTGGGCGAAGAAATACGAGAAGGATGGCCTGGTGGTGATCGGCGTCCATACCCCGGAGTACGGCTTCGAACGCATCATCGGCAACGTCAAGGATCAAGTGAAGAAGCTCGGTATCACCTACCCGGTGGCCATCGACAACAACTACGCGATCTGGCGCAACTTCGACAACCAGTACTGGCCCGCTCACTACCTGATCGATGCCAAGGGTCAGGTGCGTTTCACCCACTTCGGTGAAGGTCGCTACGAGACTCAGGAGAAGATGATCCAACAGTTGCTGGAAGAGGCCAAGGCAGACGCCAAGGCCGCCACCGCACCCGCGGCGTAA
- a CDS encoding GNAT family N-acetyltransferase: MTPQLDWLAAHPQHSDTFAAWIHRQFHYEYADQPLTDWQQEFAEGQLNGHWKCLIALEGNQLKGGAALARADLAHRPDLGPWLACVFITPEARGKGLAERLIEGICEEARASGVTRIYLHTQDKRDYYAKRGWTELESFRAWDKEQWLMVRDL; this comes from the coding sequence ATGACACCTCAACTGGACTGGCTCGCCGCCCATCCGCAGCACAGCGACACCTTCGCGGCCTGGATTCATCGGCAATTCCACTACGAATACGCCGACCAACCCCTGACCGACTGGCAACAGGAGTTTGCCGAAGGCCAACTGAACGGCCACTGGAAATGCCTGATTGCGCTGGAGGGGAATCAATTGAAGGGTGGCGCAGCGTTGGCCAGAGCGGATCTGGCCCATCGCCCGGATCTGGGGCCGTGGCTGGCCTGCGTCTTCATCACGCCTGAAGCGCGCGGGAAGGGTCTGGCGGAGCGATTGATCGAGGGGATCTGCGAGGAAGCGAGGGCCAGCGGTGTAACGAGGATTTATCTGCACACCCAGGATAAACGCGACTACTACGCCAAGCGTGGCTGGACGGAGCTGGAATCTTTTCGGGCGTGGGACAAAGAACAATGGCTCATGGTGCGAGACCTGTGA
- a CDS encoding AraC family transcriptional regulator encodes MDALSQTLRVVRLVGAIFINARFTAPWCYQSPSADTAAPFLEPGAERVVIFHLITEGECFVELGDDPPLLLTAGDVVVFPQGDAHRMSSAPGLKPATGARLDVVLSRRPRQLSYGGGGTVTRLVCGYLACDTRLAGMLLTGLPAVVRVNVRDSNAGMWLESSVRYALTEARSPRPGGEGVLAKLAEVLFIEVLRLYMHEQGEGRTGWLAGVGDRIVGAALNALHKKPCHAWTLDELARTAGTSRSVLAERFQQLVGISPMQYLTQWRMLLAANLLRSSNSSLLRIAEEVGYQTDTAFSRAFRREFGAPPAAWRRGQTASRSHLGIAGTS; translated from the coding sequence ATGGACGCCCTGTCCCAGACCCTGCGCGTCGTCCGCCTGGTCGGCGCAATTTTCATCAACGCCAGGTTCACCGCGCCCTGGTGCTACCAGTCGCCGAGCGCCGATACGGCAGCGCCGTTCCTGGAGCCCGGCGCCGAACGCGTGGTGATCTTTCACTTGATCACCGAAGGCGAGTGTTTTGTCGAACTCGGCGATGATCCGCCCCTTCTATTAACGGCCGGTGATGTGGTGGTGTTCCCTCAGGGAGACGCGCACCGCATGAGCTCGGCACCCGGCCTCAAACCGGCAACAGGGGCGCGGCTGGACGTGGTGCTGTCACGGCGTCCGCGGCAGTTGAGCTACGGCGGTGGCGGCACAGTCACGCGGCTGGTGTGCGGCTATCTGGCGTGCGACACGCGGTTGGCGGGCATGTTGCTGACCGGGTTGCCGGCCGTGGTGCGGGTCAATGTGCGGGATTCGAATGCCGGCATGTGGCTGGAATCGTCGGTTCGTTACGCACTGACTGAAGCACGCTCGCCGAGGCCCGGCGGCGAAGGGGTTCTGGCCAAACTGGCCGAGGTGCTATTCATCGAGGTGCTGCGCCTGTACATGCACGAACAGGGCGAAGGACGAACGGGATGGCTGGCGGGCGTGGGTGACCGGATCGTTGGCGCCGCCCTCAACGCGTTGCACAAAAAACCCTGTCATGCCTGGACACTGGATGAACTGGCGCGCACCGCCGGCACGTCAAGATCGGTGTTGGCCGAACGCTTTCAACAATTGGTGGGCATTTCGCCGATGCAGTACCTGACGCAATGGCGGATGCTGCTGGCGGCGAACCTGTTACGCAGCAGTAACAGCTCATTGTTGCGCATCGCCGAAGAGGTCGGCTACCAGACCGACACGGCCTTCAGCCGAGCATTTCGTCGTGAGTTCGGCGCGCCGCCCGCGGCATGGCGACGAGGTCAGACGGCTTCGCGGAGCCACCTCGGGATTGCCGGGACGTCGTGA
- a CDS encoding DUF4242 domain-containing protein, with the protein MPKFVIEREIPGAGTLSERDLKAASQKSCRALRDLPEVQWQQSYVTGDKLYCVYISPSEELIREHARQSGFPANSISRVTSIIDPTTAE; encoded by the coding sequence ATGCCGAAGTTCGTCATTGAACGCGAGATTCCGGGTGCTGGAACACTGTCAGAAAGGGATTTGAAAGCGGCTTCGCAAAAGTCCTGCAGGGCGTTGCGCGATTTGCCGGAGGTGCAGTGGCAGCAGAGCTATGTCACCGGCGACAAGCTCTACTGCGTGTACATTTCGCCCAGCGAAGAGTTGATCAGGGAACACGCCAGGCAGAGCGGTTTCCCGGCCAACAGCATTTCCCGGGTCACATCCATCATCGATCCCACCACGGCAGAATGA
- a CDS encoding class I SAM-dependent methyltransferase, with translation MSTPIDLTALKNRQMASWASGDYAVIGTTLQIVGEQLAEACDLLCDERVLDVAAGNGNATLAAARRGAHVTSTDYVAALLERGEDRARAERLEVTFQVADAEALPFEDGSFDAVLSTFGVMFTPDQAKAAAELARVCRPGGRIGLANWTPEGFVGQMFKTLGRHLPPPPGAQPPSNWGTEAWLHAHFDERDFLLQVTRRFFNFRYRSAAHFIDTFRTWYGPVHKAFAALPPEGATALEGDLTELINHMNRAGDKSLVVPSEYLEVVITRR, from the coding sequence ATGAGTACACCCATTGATCTCACTGCCCTGAAAAACCGCCAGATGGCCTCCTGGGCCAGCGGCGACTATGCCGTGATCGGCACCACCTTGCAGATTGTCGGCGAGCAGTTGGCCGAAGCCTGCGACCTGCTTTGCGATGAACGCGTGCTCGACGTCGCCGCCGGTAACGGCAATGCGACGCTGGCAGCCGCGCGCCGTGGCGCTCACGTCACCTCAACCGACTATGTCGCTGCCCTGCTTGAGCGTGGCGAAGACCGGGCCCGGGCCGAACGCCTGGAGGTCACTTTTCAAGTGGCCGACGCCGAGGCATTGCCTTTCGAGGATGGCAGTTTCGATGCCGTGCTTTCGACTTTCGGTGTGATGTTTACACCGGACCAGGCAAAGGCTGCTGCGGAACTGGCACGGGTCTGTCGCCCCGGTGGCCGGATCGGCCTGGCCAACTGGACGCCCGAAGGCTTTGTCGGCCAGATGTTCAAAACCCTCGGCCGCCATCTGCCGCCACCGCCAGGGGCTCAACCGCCCTCGAACTGGGGCACCGAGGCCTGGTTGCATGCGCACTTCGATGAGCGGGATTTCCTGCTCCAGGTGACCCGGCGGTTCTTCAACTTTCGTTACCGCTCGGCGGCGCATTTCATCGACACGTTCCGCACCTGGTACGGCCCGGTCCACAAGGCGTTCGCGGCGCTGCCACCGGAAGGTGCCACAGCCCTTGAAGGGGATCTGACCGAGCTGATAAACCACATGAACCGGGCGGGAGACAAGTCGCTGGTGGTGCCGAGTGAATACCTTGAGGTGGTGATCACAAGGCGTTGA
- a CDS encoding universal stress protein, with product MSEQSRFMLVASPLMEHSPAFDRAAALAKAEDAALHIVAFDYLEGLATASLVNEKALEQMRLGYVDRHRLWLEEQARPLRKIGVKVTTEVTWVERPLEEILIHLKEQPMDVLIKALEPHSMLSRLMFTPLDVHLLRECPVPLHFVSHAVHALPRRIVAAVDPFHRDDQYKSFNDRILHEALKLASVCDAELDVVYAYDLSSISADEFGFDNGSAFFSSAKARTVFDYQEEAFHELVERNGIAPEQRHMIMGNPAKVLTRYADAFDVDVLVMGRIGHRGLGRLIGSTVEHLLYKMPCSVWVVYTERLDE from the coding sequence ATGTCTGAGCAATCACGTTTCATGCTGGTCGCCTCGCCCCTGATGGAACACAGCCCCGCCTTCGACCGGGCCGCGGCGCTGGCCAAGGCCGAAGACGCGGCGCTGCACATTGTGGCGTTCGATTATCTGGAAGGCCTGGCGACCGCCAGCCTGGTCAACGAAAAAGCGCTGGAGCAAATGCGCCTGGGCTATGTCGATCGACACCGGCTATGGCTTGAGGAACAGGCCCGGCCGTTGCGCAAGATCGGCGTGAAGGTCACCACCGAAGTGACGTGGGTCGAACGTCCGCTGGAAGAAATACTGATTCACCTCAAAGAACAACCGATGGACGTGCTGATCAAGGCGCTGGAGCCGCATTCGATGCTCTCAAGGCTGATGTTCACGCCTCTTGATGTGCATCTGCTGCGTGAGTGCCCGGTGCCGCTGCATTTCGTCAGCCATGCCGTGCATGCCCTGCCCCGCAGGATTGTTGCGGCGGTCGATCCTTTTCATCGGGATGATCAGTACAAAAGCTTCAACGACCGGATCCTTCACGAAGCGTTGAAACTGGCGAGCGTCTGCGATGCCGAACTGGACGTGGTCTACGCCTACGACCTGTCATCCATCAGCGCCGACGAATTCGGCTTCGACAATGGCTCTGCGTTTTTCTCTTCGGCCAAGGCCAGAACCGTATTCGACTATCAGGAGGAAGCCTTCCACGAGCTGGTCGAACGTAACGGCATCGCGCCGGAGCAACGGCACATGATCATGGGCAACCCGGCCAAGGTGTTGACCCGCTATGCCGATGCCTTCGACGTCGACGTGCTGGTCATGGGCCGGATCGGCCATCGTGGCCTCGGGCGGCTGATCGGCAGCACGGTGGAGCACCTGCTGTACAAAATGCCGTGCAGTGTCTGGGTGGTGTACACCGAGCGGCTGGATGAGTAA
- a CDS encoding DUF488 domain-containing protein yields MPIHIVRLGSPRLPDEGLRLGTVRRPPRGVPKAEFASRDFYDVWQPLLSPSAELVAEAKAAEDEKAWEAFRRKFKAEMNHPAASQLLDLLAALSHQTSMAIGCYCEVEAHCHRSVLRELLKARGAKVV; encoded by the coding sequence ATGCCCATTCATATCGTGCGACTCGGTTCACCTCGCCTGCCCGATGAAGGCCTGCGTTTAGGCACGGTGCGCCGCCCGCCTCGGGGTGTGCCGAAAGCCGAGTTTGCCAGCCGTGATTTTTATGATGTGTGGCAGCCGCTGTTGTCGCCCAGTGCGGAACTGGTTGCAGAAGCAAAAGCCGCAGAAGACGAAAAAGCCTGGGAGGCTTTTCGGCGCAAGTTCAAGGCTGAAATGAATCATCCTGCCGCCAGCCAGCTGCTCGATTTGTTGGCGGCCCTCTCCCATCAAACCTCGATGGCCATCGGGTGCTATTGCGAGGTTGAAGCGCACTGCCATCGCTCCGTATTGCGCGAACTGCTAAAGGCACGCGGCGCCAAAGTGGTATAG
- the pcsA gene encoding phosphatidylcholine synthase, whose translation MISTLHIARLKAWGAHGFTATGVVTAFLATLALLENQPTNCLLWLGVALIVDGLDGALARKVNVQSVLPSFDGSILDLVIDYLTYVFIPALFIYRYIPLPDYTLLLTVSLILVSSLFCFCNVNMKSKDNYFQGFPAAWNVVALCLYIIAPSPWITLLTVIGLALLTVTRMKFLHPFRVRKFMPINIAVTAIWLLCSLSLVINHPVINPMVMGLWLLMSAYFLGICIWRTALEWFDGSRLR comes from the coding sequence GTGATTTCGACTCTACACATCGCCAGGCTCAAAGCATGGGGCGCCCATGGTTTTACCGCCACTGGCGTGGTCACTGCCTTCCTCGCAACCCTCGCCCTGCTGGAAAACCAGCCCACCAACTGCCTGCTGTGGCTGGGCGTCGCCCTGATCGTCGACGGGCTGGACGGTGCGTTGGCGCGCAAGGTCAATGTCCAGTCGGTACTGCCGAGTTTCGACGGTTCGATCCTCGATCTGGTGATCGATTACCTCACGTATGTGTTCATCCCGGCGCTGTTCATCTATCGCTACATTCCATTGCCGGACTACACGTTGCTGTTGACCGTGTCGCTGATTCTGGTCTCGTCGCTGTTTTGCTTCTGCAACGTCAATATGAAAAGCAAGGACAACTACTTCCAGGGCTTCCCCGCGGCCTGGAACGTGGTTGCGCTATGCCTGTACATCATCGCACCGTCGCCGTGGATCACCCTGCTCACCGTCATCGGCCTGGCACTGCTGACCGTGACCCGGATGAAATTCCTGCACCCGTTCCGCGTGCGCAAGTTCATGCCGATCAACATTGCCGTGACCGCCATCTGGTTGCTGTGCAGCTTGTCGCTGGTGATCAACCACCCGGTGATCAACCCGATGGTCATGGGGCTTTGGCTGCTGATGTCGGCCTACTTTCTGGGGATCTGCATCTGGCGTACGGCGCTGGAGTGGTTTGACGGGTCGCGGCTCCGGTAA